From Staphylothermus hellenicus DSM 12710, a single genomic window includes:
- a CDS encoding 50S ribosomal protein L6, giving the protein MVKLPHVYEEVEIPENVTVEINGLKVKVNGPKGSIEKDFSHVRDVILRKEDDKVIVEAFFANRRKKALVGTIASHIENMIKGVIKGYRYKLKIIYSHFPITVEVDDRNRIVRIKNFLGEKADRKAKIIGEDVKVTVKGEDIIVEGINIEHVGQTAANIELATKVKDKDRRVFADGIYIYDWGEEE; this is encoded by the coding sequence ATGGTTAAGCTTCCACATGTATATGAAGAAGTAGAGATACCGGAGAATGTTACTGTAGAAATCAATGGTTTAAAAGTAAAAGTTAATGGGCCGAAAGGAAGTATTGAGAAAGATTTCTCGCATGTAAGAGATGTTATTCTTAGAAAAGAGGATGACAAGGTTATTGTTGAGGCATTCTTTGCTAATAGAAGGAAAAAAGCACTTGTAGGCACTATAGCGTCACATATTGAAAACATGATTAAAGGAGTAATTAAAGGATATAGATATAAGTTGAAAATAATATATTCGCACTTCCCGATCACAGTTGAAGTTGATGATAGAAATCGTATTGTTAGAATAAAGAATTTCCTTGGAGAAAAAGCTGATAGGAAAGCCAAGATAATAGGTGAAGATGTCAAAGTAACTGTTAAAGGAGAAGACATTATTGTGGAAGGAATAAATATCGAGCATGTAGGACAAACAGCTGCTAACATCGAGTTAGCTACAAAAGTTAAAGATAAAGATAGAAGAGTCTTCGCTGATGGCATATATATTTATGATTGGGGTGAAGAAGAATGA
- a CDS encoding class I SAM-dependent methyltransferase yields the protein MTHYYRKGYSGRKILIPLTIRGVTLEFVSYTSLFSGKEVDKGTYLLLKYMDIPDNGEVLDVGCGYGVIGLTIAKLNPRLKVYMVDINPLAVKITKYNAKLNNLEKQVSVLQGDAYEPFKNLRFNAIYSNPPLSSGMSTVEKIVLGAINYLKPDGFAEFVLARGGEYLVEKARGIYSYAKSIRKKGYIILKLKP from the coding sequence ATGACTCATTATTATCGGAAAGGTTATTCTGGAAGAAAAATCCTTATACCATTAACAATAAGAGGTGTAACATTAGAGTTTGTCTCCTATACCTCCTTGTTTTCCGGGAAAGAAGTTGATAAAGGAACATATCTTCTCCTAAAATACATGGATATTCCTGATAATGGCGAAGTATTAGATGTAGGTTGTGGATACGGAGTTATAGGGTTAACCATAGCAAAACTTAATCCAAGACTTAAAGTTTACATGGTAGATATTAATCCGTTAGCTGTAAAAATAACCAAATATAATGCAAAACTGAACAATCTAGAAAAACAAGTTAGCGTTCTTCAAGGAGACGCATATGAACCATTTAAAAACCTTAGGTTTAACGCAATATATTCTAACCCACCCCTCTCATCAGGTATGTCCACAGTTGAGAAAATAGTTCTTGGAGCAATAAACTATTTAAAACCAGATGGCTTCGCAGAATTCGTCCTAGCCCGCGGCGGAGAATATTTAGTGGAAAAAGCTAGAGGAATATATAGTTATGCAAAAAGTATTAGAAAAAAGGGATATATTATACTCAAACTAAAACCATAA
- a CDS encoding archease produces MSEKIVERGLPGKFDYLEHTADLYIVAYGKNILELFENAGLSVFESMTDTSSIEKKQVREIVSEGFDLENLLYRWLEDLLTIYYSENLICSQIQVSSLNIMRTGDEIQYVIKGKCSGDYFDPNKHVSKVEIKAVTYHLMRIVKDEEKWKAYFVLDI; encoded by the coding sequence ATGTCTGAGAAAATTGTAGAAAGAGGTTTGCCGGGTAAATTTGATTATTTAGAACACACTGCTGATCTATATATAGTTGCGTATGGTAAAAACATACTTGAACTTTTCGAAAATGCTGGTTTATCAGTTTTCGAATCAATGACTGATACTAGTAGTATCGAGAAGAAACAAGTAAGAGAAATAGTGAGTGAAGGTTTTGATCTCGAGAACCTATTGTATCGATGGCTTGAAGACTTATTGACAATATATTATAGTGAAAACCTGATTTGCAGCCAAATACAAGTATCTTCTTTAAATATTATGAGAACAGGGGATGAAATACAATATGTTATTAAGGGAAAATGTAGTGGAGACTACTTTGATCCAAACAAACATGTTTCAAAAGTAGAGATAAAAGCTGTAACATATCACTTAATGAGAATAGTTAAAGATGAAGAGAAGTGGAAAGCATATTTTGTTTTAGACATATAG
- a CDS encoding uL15 family ribosomal protein, translating into MVVRKKKKSRKLRGRTRSMGWGRIGQHRKSGARGGFGAVGFHKHKWMWALKYAPNWYGKHGFTRPPETIYGVYSINVGELDELAKHLVSKNLAYREEGKIVIDVTSMGFNKVLGRGRVTLPLKIITKSISEKAREKITAVGGEVVVIGEKQQ; encoded by the coding sequence ATGGTTGTCCGTAAAAAGAAGAAAAGCCGAAAACTAAGAGGAAGAACCCGCTCAATGGGTTGGGGACGTATAGGACAACATAGAAAAAGCGGTGCACGCGGAGGCTTTGGAGCAGTAGGATTCCATAAACATAAGTGGATGTGGGCTCTAAAATATGCTCCTAACTGGTATGGGAAACACGGCTTTACAAGACCGCCGGAAACAATATATGGAGTATACAGTATAAACGTTGGCGAATTAGATGAGTTAGCAAAGCATCTTGTTTCAAAGAATCTTGCTTATCGTGAGGAAGGTAAAATAGTTATTGATGTTACAAGCATGGGCTTTAACAAAGTACTTGGCCGAGGCAGGGTTACATTACCGTTAAAAATCATAACAAAAAGCATATCTGAGAAAGCACGCGAGAAAATAACAGCTGTTGGCGGAGAAGTAGTTGTTATAGGTGAGAAACAACAATAA
- a CDS encoding phosphatase PAP2 family protein — MGKIRQILIYLLLLSSITEFIGVLLENIDLAKTASILGKSVFYMLIAILVYILYSGEKGVFIIGGLGLTGSLDVMLKTILKMPRPPSSEWLMKVEGPGFPSGHAAMSFSFALLAGYATRNPLLALALFIHAFAVSDSRLVLRVHYPIDVVGGAILGVVAALLSVVLYKCSNNPGKYLISITVPSLIASIVSSIEMPEYTDAPLLTGLSLGALLSGLIIIKTNNEFLYIDGWLFKAVSLLIGFTGSVIVFVLESINTYTAVLTAGLVFSILVFMSRLIAYKIIKHLGRIQ, encoded by the coding sequence TTGGGGAAAATTAGACAAATACTCATTTACTTATTATTACTATCTTCGATTACAGAGTTTATAGGAGTATTACTGGAAAATATTGATCTAGCGAAAACCGCTAGTATTCTTGGAAAAAGCGTATTCTATATGTTAATTGCTATCTTAGTTTATATTTTATATTCGGGGGAAAAAGGCGTATTTATTATTGGAGGCCTTGGATTAACTGGTTCGCTTGATGTAATGTTGAAAACTATACTGAAAATGCCGAGACCCCCTTCTTCCGAGTGGTTAATGAAAGTTGAGGGGCCTGGTTTTCCAAGCGGACATGCAGCTATGAGCTTTTCTTTCGCTTTATTAGCAGGTTATGCTACACGTAATCCTTTGTTAGCGTTAGCCCTGTTTATACATGCATTCGCTGTTAGTGATTCGAGGCTTGTTCTACGCGTTCATTATCCAATAGATGTGGTTGGAGGAGCTATCCTCGGAGTAGTAGCTGCTCTATTATCAGTTGTTCTATATAAATGTTCTAATAATCCAGGAAAATATCTTATATCTATAACAGTTCCATCTCTTATCGCATCTATTGTCTCATCAATAGAAATGCCAGAATACACGGATGCCCCGCTCTTAACAGGTTTATCGCTAGGAGCTCTACTCTCCGGACTCATAATCATTAAGACAAATAATGAGTTCCTATATATAGATGGGTGGTTGTTTAAAGCCGTAAGCTTACTTATAGGTTTCACCGGATCTGTAATTGTATTTGTTCTGGAAAGCATAAATACTTATACCGCGGTTTTAACGGCGGGATTAGTGTTTAGTATATTAGTATTTATGTCAAGACTAATAGCATATAAGATCATTAAACATCTAGGAAGAATACAATAA
- a CDS encoding 50S ribosomal protein L30, which yields MPDLYAIIRIRGRLDVPRDVDYTLKLLRLHKKFHMVIYPSDQPGLKGMLQKAKDWITWGEINYETLVELLRKRGRTLGNKPLTDEFVDKYLSKYGIYGGIQGLAKALFEGKIKLHKLEIIKPVFRLHPPRGGFKRSTKRPFNDGGELGYRGKSINELIKRML from the coding sequence ATGCCGGATTTATACGCGATCATCAGGATTCGTGGAAGATTAGATGTACCACGGGATGTTGATTATACATTAAAACTGTTAAGACTACATAAAAAATTCCACATGGTAATATATCCATCCGACCAGCCAGGATTAAAGGGGATGCTGCAAAAAGCAAAAGACTGGATAACATGGGGAGAAATAAACTATGAAACACTTGTAGAATTATTGAGAAAACGTGGGAGAACACTGGGAAATAAACCATTAACGGATGAATTTGTTGATAAATACTTGTCAAAGTATGGAATCTACGGAGGAATACAAGGTTTAGCTAAAGCATTATTTGAAGGTAAAATAAAGCTTCACAAACTCGAAATAATCAAGCCAGTATTTAGGCTTCACCCACCACGGGGAGGTTTTAAGAGAAGCACTAAGAGACCATTCAATGATGGAGGGGAACTAGGATATAGGGGTAAGTCTATTAATGAATTAATTAAAAGAATGCTTTAA
- a CDS encoding 30S ribosomal protein S5: MPRSAVDKEALETWVPRTRVGKMVVEGKITSLKEIFDRNLPLLEPEIVDYLLPDLKYERLDVGIVQKVTDAGRRSRFRVVVVVGNEDGFVGVGSGKARQYLVALRKALRNAKLNITPVRRGCGSWECRCGEPHSIPFTVKGKSGSVVVVLKPAPKGTGLVAGDTAKAVLRMAGIKDVWTETFGKTKTTLNFAKAVINALRNTYKFVTPVDWLKA; encoded by the coding sequence ATGCCTAGGAGCGCGGTTGATAAAGAAGCTCTAGAAACATGGGTTCCAAGAACACGTGTTGGCAAAATGGTTGTTGAGGGGAAGATTACTAGTTTAAAGGAAATATTTGATCGCAATCTTCCATTGCTTGAACCAGAAATAGTGGATTATTTACTGCCCGATCTAAAATATGAAAGGCTTGATGTAGGAATAGTTCAAAAAGTAACTGATGCTGGTCGGAGAAGCAGGTTTAGAGTGGTTGTTGTGGTAGGTAATGAGGATGGTTTTGTAGGAGTAGGATCGGGTAAAGCGAGACAATACCTAGTTGCTCTAAGAAAAGCTCTGAGAAATGCTAAGTTAAACATTACACCTGTTAGGCGAGGATGTGGAAGCTGGGAGTGTAGATGCGGCGAACCCCATAGTATACCGTTCACAGTGAAAGGTAAGAGTGGCAGTGTTGTAGTAGTATTGAAACCAGCACCTAAGGGAACAGGATTAGTAGCTGGTGATACAGCTAAGGCTGTGCTTAGAATGGCTGGTATAAAGGATGTATGGACAGAAACATTTGGGAAAACAAAAACAACATTAAACTTTGCCAAAGCAGTTATCAACGCGTTAAGGAACACTTACAAGTTTGTAACACCGGTTGATTGGCTAAAAGCTTAG
- a CDS encoding archaemetzincin family Zn-dependent metalloprotease, translated as MLKIIIAPLNHNYIFDYIDDWKNMVTDSLSKAGLSSEILIWPSTVKPSMKCFDWVRKQYFAPCIIKDLGKMFYEYLNRYFIIGTGYIDGYDYGLNFVFGEASPTSRTAVVFTRRLDPRFYGEGPDYNLYLERVAKEIVHELGHLLGLSHCRRRTCVMSFSNSVYEVDAKTRFFCESCSNTLRKLYV; from the coding sequence ATGTTGAAGATTATAATTGCCCCGTTGAATCACAACTATATTTTTGACTATATAGATGATTGGAAAAACATGGTTACAGATTCACTAAGCAAAGCTGGATTAAGCTCTGAAATACTGATTTGGCCCTCCACCGTTAAGCCTTCTATGAAATGTTTTGACTGGGTTAGAAAACAGTATTTTGCCCCATGTATTATTAAGGATTTAGGGAAGATGTTTTATGAATACCTAAATAGGTATTTTATCATTGGTACCGGTTATATTGATGGATATGATTATGGATTAAATTTTGTCTTCGGAGAAGCTTCTCCTACAAGTAGAACAGCAGTTGTTTTCACACGCAGACTTGATCCAAGGTTTTATGGAGAAGGACCAGATTATAATCTCTACTTGGAGAGAGTAGCTAAGGAAATAGTGCATGAGCTGGGACATTTACTGGGTTTAAGCCATTGTAGGAGGAGAACATGTGTTATGAGCTTTAGTAATTCTGTGTACGAAGTTGATGCTAAAACCAGGTTTTTCTGCGAATCCTGCTCTAATACTTTGAGAAAACTATATGTCTAA
- a CDS encoding 50S ribosomal protein L34e, which produces MPRPGLKTRSKRRVYVRRPGGRVVVHHEPRKPGPARCAICGRPLNGVPRLIPSKLRKLAKTEKRPERPYGGYICPRCLSRLLRESIRASISS; this is translated from the coding sequence ATGCCTAGGCCAGGGTTGAAGACTAGAAGTAAGAGACGAGTATATGTTAGAAGACCCGGTGGTAGAGTGGTAGTTCATCATGAACCTCGTAAACCCGGTCCTGCACGATGCGCGATATGTGGTAGACCGTTAAATGGTGTTCCAAGACTGATCCCGTCAAAGCTGCGAAAACTAGCGAAAACAGAGAAGAGACCTGAGAGACCTTATGGTGGATATATATGTCCTAGATGTTTATCTAGGTTATTGAGGGAAAGTATTAGAGCAAGTATCTCCTCCTAA
- the rbcL gene encoding type III ribulose-bisphosphate carboxylase: MSHTFEPYHSYVDKNYVPDPDNDIIAVFRIKPAKGFTIEDAAGGVAAESSTGTWTTLYPWYDTERVRKLSGKAYYFKDLGDGSWIVRIAYPAELFEEANMPGLLASIAGNVFGMKRVEGLRLEDIYLPKKFLQYFKGPSKGVDGVRKIFGINDRPIVGTVPKPKVGYSPEEVEKLAYELLVGGIDYIKDDENMTSPSFCRFSERAKHIMRAIDRAEKETGERKVWFANITSDIREMEKRLKLVADYGNPYVMVDVVVTGWSALTYIRDLAEEYGLAIHAHRAMHSAFTRNPYHGISMYVLAKLYRIIGVDQLHIGTAGVGKLEGGKIEVIRYARILREKHFKPDPDDIFHLEQEMHHIKPAMPVSSGGLHPGNLPGVIEALGTELILQIGGGVLGHPDGPRAGAMAVRQSLEAILKGVPLDEYAKTHRELARALEKWGFAKPI, translated from the coding sequence TTGTCGCATACATTCGAGCCTTATCATAGTTATGTAGATAAAAACTATGTTCCAGATCCAGACAATGATATTATAGCTGTTTTCAGAATTAAACCGGCCAAAGGATTTACAATAGAAGATGCAGCAGGCGGAGTAGCTGCTGAGAGCAGTACTGGCACATGGACCACACTGTATCCATGGTATGATACTGAAAGAGTCCGCAAACTATCTGGGAAAGCATATTATTTCAAAGATCTAGGTGATGGTTCATGGATTGTTAGAATAGCTTATCCAGCTGAATTATTTGAAGAAGCAAATATGCCGGGCTTACTGGCATCAATAGCTGGAAACGTTTTTGGAATGAAGAGGGTTGAGGGTCTTCGTCTCGAAGACATTTATCTTCCCAAAAAGTTTCTACAATATTTTAAAGGTCCAAGTAAGGGAGTTGATGGCGTAAGAAAGATCTTTGGAATAAATGATCGACCAATAGTAGGCACTGTCCCCAAACCCAAAGTAGGATATTCGCCGGAGGAGGTTGAGAAGCTCGCTTACGAATTACTAGTTGGGGGAATAGATTATATTAAAGACGATGAAAACATGACTAGTCCAAGTTTTTGCAGATTCTCCGAAAGAGCTAAGCATATAATGAGAGCAATTGACCGTGCAGAAAAAGAAACTGGTGAGAGAAAAGTTTGGTTCGCAAACATTACCAGCGATATACGTGAAATGGAGAAGAGATTAAAACTTGTAGCAGACTATGGTAACCCCTATGTAATGGTTGACGTAGTAGTAACTGGATGGTCTGCACTAACATATATCAGGGATCTAGCTGAAGAATATGGTTTAGCTATTCATGCACATAGAGCAATGCATTCAGCCTTTACCCGTAACCCCTACCACGGTATATCAATGTATGTATTAGCAAAACTCTACAGAATAATCGGTGTAGACCAACTACATATCGGGACTGCAGGAGTAGGTAAACTTGAGGGAGGAAAAATCGAAGTAATAAGATATGCAAGAATACTGAGGGAGAAGCACTTCAAGCCAGACCCTGACGATATTTTCCACCTAGAACAAGAAATGCACCATATAAAACCAGCGATGCCGGTATCATCGGGAGGCCTGCACCCAGGCAACTTGCCAGGCGTAATAGAAGCTTTAGGAACAGAACTAATACTACAAATTGGAGGAGGAGTACTGGGACATCCAGATGGCCCAAGAGCGGGGGCAATGGCAGTAAGACAATCACTAGAAGCAATATTAAAAGGAGTACCATTAGATGAATACGCGAAAACACATAGAGAACTAGCAAGAGCACTTGAAAAATGGGGATTCGCTAAACCAATATAG
- a CDS encoding 50S ribosomal protein L32e: protein MSENNDLEKLLELREKLKSKKPEFLRHLWWKKPKFRNDPKWRKPKGTDNKMRLKKKGYPPLVEVGYRGPRLVRGLHPSGLKPVVIHDPKELDRLDPNTHILYIGRTVGLRKRIEIMRIAGEKGFKVANPISLSQKQ, encoded by the coding sequence ATGAGTGAAAATAATGACTTAGAAAAACTATTAGAGCTTAGAGAAAAGCTTAAATCAAAGAAACCAGAGTTCCTACGCCATCTTTGGTGGAAGAAACCAAAGTTTAGAAACGATCCGAAGTGGCGTAAACCAAAAGGTACTGATAACAAGATGAGATTGAAGAAGAAAGGATATCCGCCGCTGGTTGAAGTTGGATATAGAGGGCCTAGACTAGTACGGGGACTGCACCCATCAGGTTTAAAACCCGTAGTTATTCATGATCCTAAAGAGCTGGATAGACTAGATCCAAATACACACATATTATATATTGGTAGAACAGTTGGATTAAGGAAAAGAATAGAGATTATGAGAATAGCGGGCGAGAAGGGATTTAAAGTAGCTAATCCAATAAGTCTTAGTCAAAAACAGTAG
- a CDS encoding 50S ribosomal protein L18: MARGPRYKVPKRRRREGKTNYYKRYKMILSGHPRFVVRKTLKHIIVQIVTAKPEGDITVAAAHSRELYKKYGWMGGLGNTPAAYLTGLLAALRGLKAGIKYAVPDIGLHVPTRGAKIFAAIKAANDVGLKVPVGEEVVPSDDRIRGEHIASWAKMLQEASPEAYERFFSKYISRGFDPAQLPTHFEEVKNRILEEYKDVLGE; the protein is encoded by the coding sequence ATGGCTAGAGGGCCGAGATACAAGGTTCCTAAGCGTAGAAGGAGAGAAGGTAAAACAAATTATTATAAGAGATACAAGATGATATTGTCTGGTCACCCAAGATTTGTAGTTAGAAAAACACTAAAACACATAATTGTCCAAATAGTAACGGCTAAGCCAGAAGGAGATATCACGGTAGCAGCAGCTCATTCACGAGAACTCTATAAGAAATATGGTTGGATGGGTGGATTAGGAAATACGCCGGCAGCATACTTGACAGGTTTACTTGCTGCACTCCGCGGATTAAAGGCGGGAATAAAATATGCTGTCCCAGATATAGGCTTACATGTTCCAACACGTGGAGCTAAGATATTCGCTGCTATAAAGGCAGCCAACGATGTCGGATTAAAGGTTCCGGTAGGTGAAGAAGTTGTGCCCTCGGATGATCGTATTCGTGGGGAGCACATCGCCTCCTGGGCTAAGATGCTCCAGGAGGCTAGTCCCGAGGCTTATGAGAGATTCTTCTCAAAATATATTTCTCGAGGCTTTGATCCCGCTCAGCTCCCCACGCATTTTGAAGAAGTAAAGAACCGTATCTTAGAGGAATACAAGGATGTATTGGGTGAGTAA
- the secY gene encoding preprotein translocase subunit SecY: MGLIDLMARIADYIPTVEKPKAKPGLYERLLWTAIALITYVIMANTPLYGISVTGGGQQILLVQIIFASRRGTLMELGIGPIVTAGLIMQILVGAKLINLDMSNPDDRRRFTAAQKTFALILAAFEAAMYVSACRYWTPTGPNLFFQCSATIYQRIGVGLQLFIASYIVILLDEMVQKGWGIGSGVSLFILTGVAQRMLWNLISPITIRGEAVGFIPYAVQVLSTGGNINSIIIRSGGRDLVGLIVTFIIVFLLVYLEGMKVEIPVTSPRLRSIKTKVPLKFLYVTNIPVLLVGILYSDVLVFASLTRMYLQNVVPDWVANMLATYDANGRLTGGLAYYLSPPGSLARTLYDPMQAVLYAVSVLFLATLFGIMWVEISGLSASAQAEELIKSGMEIPGIRRNPKILERILSRYIFPLTVLSSLVVALIAITADLMGAYGTGMGILLAVGIVEQYYTMIAYERTLEAYPLLKRLIGE; the protein is encoded by the coding sequence ATGGGTTTAATAGATTTGATGGCTAGGATAGCGGATTATATTCCTACAGTTGAGAAACCAAAGGCTAAGCCAGGCTTATACGAGAGATTATTATGGACGGCTATAGCGTTGATAACTTATGTAATAATGGCTAATACACCATTATATGGAATATCAGTCACTGGCGGTGGACAACAAATACTTCTCGTACAAATAATTTTTGCATCTAGGAGAGGAACCTTAATGGAGCTAGGAATAGGGCCAATAGTTACTGCAGGTCTTATCATGCAGATTCTTGTAGGAGCTAAGCTAATAAATTTGGACATGTCTAATCCAGATGATAGAAGAAGATTCACGGCGGCTCAAAAAACATTTGCTTTGATACTGGCGGCTTTCGAGGCTGCAATGTATGTCTCAGCATGTAGATATTGGACGCCAACAGGTCCCAACCTCTTCTTCCAATGTAGTGCAACAATATATCAGAGAATAGGTGTTGGGCTCCAATTATTCATTGCTAGTTATATAGTAATTTTACTCGATGAAATGGTCCAGAAAGGATGGGGCATTGGATCAGGGGTATCTTTATTCATATTAACCGGTGTAGCTCAGAGAATGCTATGGAATCTTATCAGTCCAATAACCATTAGGGGCGAAGCTGTGGGATTTATCCCATATGCTGTTCAGGTGCTTTCAACCGGCGGGAATATTAACAGTATAATTATTAGAAGTGGTGGAAGAGACCTGGTAGGATTAATTGTTACATTTATAATAGTATTCCTACTAGTATACCTTGAAGGTATGAAAGTAGAGATCCCTGTCACGTCTCCTAGGCTTAGAAGCATAAAGACAAAGGTTCCATTAAAATTCCTATATGTTACCAATATTCCTGTATTGTTAGTAGGTATACTTTACTCAGATGTTCTAGTATTTGCATCATTAACGAGAATGTATTTACAGAACGTTGTTCCGGATTGGGTAGCTAATATGCTTGCAACATACGATGCTAATGGCAGGTTAACTGGGGGATTAGCATATTACCTATCTCCTCCCGGAAGCCTAGCTAGAACACTATATGATCCTATGCAGGCAGTACTATATGCTGTCAGCGTATTATTTCTAGCAACACTTTTTGGAATAATGTGGGTGGAGATCTCGGGGCTCAGCGCGTCGGCTCAAGCTGAAGAATTAATTAAGAGTGGTATGGAGATTCCAGGTATTAGGAGAAACCCGAAAATATTAGAGAGAATACTTTCAAGATACATATTTCCACTAACTGTTTTATCGAGTCTAGTAGTTGCACTTATAGCTATAACGGCTGACCTGATGGGAGCCTATGGAACTGGTATGGGGATATTGTTAGCTGTCGGTATTGTGGAGCAATATTATACGATGATAGCTTATGAGAGAACATTAGAAGCTTATCCATTGCTTAAGAGATTAATTGGTGAGTAA
- a CDS encoding tRNA pseudouridine synthase A → MGLVEKGIRFIEKITRNAGYDQEWIILREDDTSPDYGVLPYQRPINEHIRNGVINLDKPPGPTSHEVVAWIKKMFELERAGHGGTLEPLSPQ, encoded by the coding sequence GTGGGCTTAGTTGAAAAAGGTATTAGATTTATTGAGAAAATAACTAGAAACGCTGGATATGATCAGGAATGGATTATATTGAGAGAAGATGATACAAGTCCTGACTATGGCGTATTGCCTTATCAGAGACCAATAAACGAGCATATTAGAAACGGAGTTATTAATTTGGATAAACCACCTGGTCCCACTAGTCACGAGGTAGTGGCATGGATTAAAAAGATGTTTGAATTAGAGAGAGCCGGTCACGGGGGGACCCTAGAACCCCTATCCCCTCAATAG
- a CDS encoding 50S ribosomal protein L19e has protein sequence MTDLSLQKRLAAEILGVGESRIWIDPERIDEVVDAITREEIKALIKDRVIQVKPVHRNSRERWKIRHIQRKKGRRRGYGKRKGKKTARKDRKEEWMNRIRKIRRFLRYLRDHGVITRKDYRRLYMLAKGGTFHSLASLKRYMKEKGIVKEIR, from the coding sequence ATGACTGATTTAAGCCTACAAAAAAGATTAGCTGCCGAGATTTTAGGTGTAGGCGAGTCGAGGATATGGATAGATCCTGAAAGAATAGATGAAGTTGTTGACGCGATTACTCGAGAAGAAATTAAAGCGTTAATTAAGGACAGAGTCATACAGGTTAAACCAGTCCATAGGAACTCTCGTGAGAGATGGAAAATAAGACATATACAGAGGAAGAAGGGGCGTAGAAGAGGATATGGTAAACGTAAGGGTAAGAAAACGGCTAGGAAGGATAGGAAGGAGGAATGGATGAATAGAATTAGAAAGATTAGAAGGTTCCTCAGATATCTACGTGATCATGGCGTAATAACTCGTAAAGATTATAGGAGATTATACATGTTGGCTAAAGGTGGAACATTCCATAGCCTAGCATCTTTAAAACGTTACATGAAGGAAAAAGGCATAGTTAAAGAGATTAGGTGA
- the cmk gene encoding (d)CMP kinase — MVVIVISGPPGGGKTTQARRVAEYFSLRYYSAGMIFREIARSRGLSLEELSIIAANDPSIDIEIDKRTYEEALKGNVVLDGHLTAWIVSGIADIKIYVTAPLHIRIKRIAGRDNIDLDKAMHETIIREYVQKKRFIEYYGIDIDDLSIFDLVINTEKLSVEETFNIIRGFIEKFLKE; from the coding sequence ATGGTAGTCATAGTTATTAGTGGGCCTCCTGGAGGAGGTAAAACCACACAGGCTAGGAGAGTAGCAGAATATTTTTCGCTAAGATATTATTCTGCAGGAATGATCTTTAGAGAAATCGCTAGGTCTCGTGGTTTATCTTTGGAGGAGCTCAGCATTATTGCAGCAAATGATCCATCAATAGATATAGAGATTGATAAAAGAACTTATGAGGAAGCATTGAAAGGAAACGTTGTATTGGATGGTCACTTAACGGCATGGATTGTTAGTGGTATAGCAGATATAAAAATATATGTTACAGCCCCCCTCCATATAAGGATTAAGAGAATAGCTGGGAGAGACAATATTGATCTAGATAAAGCCATGCATGAAACAATTATTCGCGAATATGTTCAAAAGAAGAGATTCATTGAATATTACGGTATAGATATTGATGATTTATCTATTTTCGACCTAGTTATTAACACAGAGAAATTAAGTGTAGAAGAAACCTTCAATATTATCCGAGGATTTATAGAGAAATTTTTAAAGGAGTAA
- a CDS encoding 50S ribosomal protein L14e, translated as MPAIEIGRICVKVAGREAGRKCVIVDIIDENFVLITGPKSLTGVKRRRANIKHIEPLDKTIDISRGASDEEVLRAIANAGLTEFMKEIVKPKLVPV; from the coding sequence ATGCCAGCAATAGAAATAGGTAGAATATGTGTAAAAGTAGCTGGAAGAGAAGCTGGGAGAAAATGCGTTATTGTCGATATAATTGATGAAAACTTTGTATTAATAACTGGTCCAAAAAGCTTAACAGGTGTTAAAAGAAGAAGAGCTAATATTAAACATATAGAGCCCTTAGATAAAACAATTGATATTTCCCGTGGCGCCAGCGACGAAGAAGTATTGCGGGCAATAGCAAATGCTGGTCTAACAGAGTTTATGAAGGAGATTGTGAAGCCTAAATTAGTGCCTGTATAA